One genomic region from Lates calcarifer isolate ASB-BC8 linkage group LG10, TLL_Latcal_v3, whole genome shotgun sequence encodes:
- the LOC108901858 gene encoding solute carrier family 45 member 3 translates to MPGWRSQWRLVLLNSLTCGLEICVAAGITYVPPLLLEAGVEERYMTMVLGIGPVLGLVFIPLIGSASDHCNSSYGRRRPFIWLLSLGVLLALLIIPHADVLAARLAWGGRTLQVGFLILGVGLLDFCGQVCFTPLEALLSDLYRDEEDCGQAFAMFSFMVSLGGCVGYLLPALDWSRGLLSVYLGGQAECLFSLLILIFISSVLITMKVSEEPSFASSGLAGSGSILESGAGAIETGRCGVPRSCCYLLKCKLRLLKSGPLLCFLRTCWAMTPAIYRSYCHVPRVMRQLCVAQLCSWMAVMSFMLFYTDFVGEGLYEGVPSALPGSVSRQRYEEGIRMGSLGLFLQCATSTFFSLVMSRLVRHFGSRWVYLSSMVSFTLSALVICLSKSVLLVTIMAALTGYAYATLQTLPYTLTCHYHKEKEVYMPKRKTKSIHKNGIATKRDSVYLTPVEEEGGLNHKTGAPYGQAFFSQDSYEYYPSPHSQNGSSHSSGGAEQEDPELGYEKRGVGLDFAILDSTFLLSQVFPTLFMGMIVQFAQSVTAYIACSAIFGAVAIYLASQIVFDQKDLKS, encoded by the exons ATGCCTGGATGGAGGTCTCAGTGGCGTCTCGTCCTGCTGAACTCCCTGACCTGTGGCCTGGAGATCTGTGTGGCAGCTGGGATCACATACGTGCCCCCACTGCTGCTGGAGGCTGGAGTGGAGGAGCGCTACATGACCATGGTGCTAG GTATTGGCCCAGTGCTCGGCCTCGTGTTCATCCCTTTGATTGGCTCAGCCAGTGACCACTGCAACAGCAGTTATGGCAGAAGGCGGCCTTTCATCTGGCTCCTGTCTTTAGGAGTCCTTCTGGCACTTTTAATCATTCCCCATGCTGACGTTCTGGCTGCCCGTCTTGCCTGGGGTGGGCGCACCCTCCAG GTGGGCTTCCTTATCCTTGGGGTGGGACTCCTTGACTTTTGTGGACAAGTGTGCTTCACACCGCTGGAGGCTCTTTTGTCTGACCTGTACCGGGACGAGGAGGACTGCGGCCAAGCCTTCGCCATGTTCTCCTTCATGGTCAGCTTGGGAGGATGTGTGGGTTATTTGCTACCTGCACTGGATTGGAGTCGAGGCCTACTCTCTGTTTACCTAGGAGGCCAGGCTGAgtgcctcttctctctcctcatcctcatctttaTCTCCAGCGTGCTCATCACCATGAAGGTGTCTGAGGAACCCTCATTTGCCAGCAGTGGCTTGGCCGGGTCTGGATCTATACTGGAGTCTGGGGCTGGTGCGATAGAGACTGGTCGGTGCGGTGTGCCGCGCTCATGCTGCTACCTGCTGAAGTGCAAGCTGAGGCTGCTGAAATCTGGTCCCCTGCTGTGCTTTCTGAGAACATGCTGGGCCATGACCCCGGCCATCTACAGGAGCTACTGCCATGTCCCACGAGTGATGAGGCAGCTGTGTGTGGCTCAGCTCTGCAGCTGGATGGCTGTCATGTCTTTTATGCTTTTTTACACAGACTTTGTGGGGGAAGGCCTCTACGAGGGCGTGCCCAGTGCATTACCAGGAAGTGTGTCCAGGCAGAGATATGAAGAAG GTATCCGTATGGGCAGTCTGGGCCTGTTCCTGCAGTGTGCTACCTCAACCTTCTTCTCCCTGGTCATGAGTCGTTTGGTTCGCCACTTTGGCTCACGATGGGTCTACCTGAGCAGTATGGTGAGCTTCACACTCTCTGCTTTGGTCATCTGTCTGTCCAAAAGTGTGCTCTTGGTCACTATAATGGCAGCTCTCACTGGGTATGCGTACGCCACGCTGCAGACTCTGCCTTACACCCTCACCTGCCATTACCACAAGGAGAAAGAG gTCTATATGCCAAAAAGGAAAACCAAAAGCATACATAAAAATGGTATCGCAACTAAGCGGGACTCTGTGTATTTGACTCCTGTGGAAGAGGAGGGTGGACTGAACCATAAAACGGGGGCTCCCTACGGGCAGGCCTTCTTCAGCCAGGACAGTTATGAGTATTACCCCAGCCCACACAGCCAGAACGGCTCATCTCACAGTTCTGGTGGCGCTGAACAGGAGGACCCAGAGTTGGGGTATGAAAAGCGCGGCGTAGGTTTGGACTTTGCCATCTTAGATAgcaccttcctcctctctcaggttTTCCCCACCCTCTTCATGGGCATGATCGTTCAGTTCGCACAGTCTGTCACTGCCTACATCGCCTGCTCTGCCATCTTCGGTGCTGTTGCCATCTACCTGGCCAGTCAAATTGTCTTTGACCAAAAGGACCTCAAAAGCTGA